ataacaatgacactaacgatcacaataattataataacgacaataataatagtaattatgataggatcaataatgatactaatgatgatggtgataatgattatgataataatgaaaacaatagcaacaacaataatgataatagtatcaataatgaataaaagaacgatgataataataacaataatgtcaacaattatgataataataaccatacaaatatcattatcaataaagataatatcagcaagaaaaacattgataatgttaacaacaccTGTAACGGCAAGAACAACAGGAATGTGCATTTCAATATACCAGATATTATAATAATGCtcctaaaagataatgataataagagaacaagaataacaacaataatgatagtatggtATTTCCAATATCAATGGAATTAGAATGCTGTTTATTGTAATCATAAAACTGTATTGATGCTAATAGTTAATATTCgcgaataaaaatagtaataataataatctcacgaTGTAGGCTATATCTTCCTTCGGTAGTCCaacaattatattttttatttatctatttataacgatttattattattccaaaggctggaaatcaaagaaaaatcgGGACCCGGTATTTACTTGGCAACAAGGCATAGACACACCATGATTTTGCGGTATATCAGGCCAccatatcaacaacaatatcttATATGAAGGCcactctatcctttccctcttgtCAGCACTGTAGAGTATGTGATTCGTACCTCATACTTTCCCTTATACCCTTGCTCTACCTAAAatacaatagagagagaaagacagagagagaaagaaagacagagcgagataggaagagaaagaaagacagagcgagatagaaagagatagagagagagagagcgacagacagacagacagacagaaacattttTTCCCTcacgaatgaatatatatactacttttcctttttcatacacGCCACACCCTTCTACACATCTAATTTTCTGTATATCCACTACACCCTTCTACACCGAATTTTATGTAGATCCACCACACCCTTCTACACATACAATTTTCTGTGTCAACACCCTTCTGCACATTATATTCTCTACCTACTACACCCATCTACACATCCCACATTCTCTAAACACCACTATACCCTCCACACATTTTCTGCATTTCCACACCTTTCTACACATATATTCCTTACACACACCCCACCCTTCTCTATACCCAACGTGAATGGTGCAGTACCCTCTCCCTTACACCCCTCCGTAGTAGGGTGAAGGTCATTCTAGGGTCCTTCTGGTATATAACCCTTTTCACAGGTCGAGAAACGCACACTTCACCTTGCGATTCTGAACTCGAAACAGCTGCCAGTATGAAGGTTATGGTGAGTGGGGTGTCGTTTTAGTAGGTGTGGAGAGGTGGATGAGAGGGttggtgagtggatgggtgagtggatgggttgGTAGTTggataggtgggttggtgggatgGTTGAAttggtaggtgggtgagtgggtgggtgagtggatggatggttgCATTGGTGGGTGGATGTTTGgacgggtgggtgagtggatgaatgaAAGGTAGTTGGACTATATGGCTGGTGTGGCTGATAAATGGATGATATAAATgagtagatgggtggatagagacGTTGATGGGTGTTGATTGATGATACGGATGTACGGATAGAAGAAGAATGCTGAagaaatagcccccccccccaaaaaaaaaaaaaaaaaaaaatgggacaaAAAAATATGATTCCATAAAAAAATCTAGTTCCTTCTAACGTCTACTTTTTCTTTCATCACAGaagtttatcatcataatcagctgTGCATTGACACTATATCCCATTTCATATTCCTACTGCATATAAAATTCTGCCAAAGATTCCTTTCGTGatacttcctctctctattctttgttGAATAAATACTGCATTTTAGAGGTCTGTCGTTTTGTATTTAGCCAGAAATTATCTTTGTTTATGTCCCTTTGTTCACCTCTTTAGATGACGATCacgatgatggtgagaataaggATAGTAGCAATGGCCGCTGTTATTACGATACGGTGTCTTTCGTACTTTCTTTATTGTCATCGTcttcaccattatcgttattattattgttattattattattattatcataaatgccgttattatcaccattattgttgttattgtcaacaCCGTAATCACGTCATTAATGTATTcacatttattttattcaatcCATAAATAAATCTctacccgcctctctctctccctcccttctctctctctctctccctctttctctccctcctttctctctctctctctctctctctctctcatcatatacccctcctccttctgttcataCATTCGACATCCATATCCAATGGTTATCTCCTCCTCAGCTCCTCGTGCTCCTTGGCctggccgccctcgccgccgcccgccccgACGAGATCCTCGACTTCGAGGGCGACGACGCCGAGCACGACCAGGAGGGCGAGCCGGGCAAGGCCGTCACCGGAGAGTACAAGTGAGTGGTAATCCTTGTTACGTTAAGTAGATATTTTAACACTCGTTTAAGAAAATTGCTGAGAAAATCATTATTCTTGTCGTTGTGAGGGGAATAAGTGGCCCAGCGTGGTAACGAGACTATGTAATACATATTTGTTGTTAGTATCCCGTTTCTCTTTAAAACTAAAAGATTTGGACGTGACGTGCTTTTCCACATACGCAactatgtctatttgtctttatatctatctacctacctgtcatGTATAGATCCATCCATCAGCACGTACACAGGACCTATAGACCGTGCTTTAAatatctctcatttccctcctgcAGGTGGGAGAGCCCCGAGGGCATCGAGTTCGTGGTGAAGTACATCGCCGACGACAAGGGCTTCCGCGTGCTCGAGTCCAACGCCGTGCCCTCCGCCGGCGGCGTCCGCGCTGACGGCGAGCAGGCCGACCTCGACGGAGActccgaagaagaggaagacgacaagtagaaagggagaggaagggcgacgCCAGCTGAATGCACTGCGAACTTTGGTGCAATTTGCATTAGTATGACGACGTGTATGTCAAATATGGATTCGTAATTTATGTTGTACATATGTCTTGGCATGTcttgtaaatatattttcttgcTAACTCGAGCTGCTTTTTCCCTCAAACTTACCACCTACTCTAGGACAGTAATATAGAAATGAAAACGTACCGTTATTATCCGCAAACGATGTGACCCTTTTTTATATCCAGCATATAGCCACAAAAAGCAATGCCAATGTCTGTCTAAACCAATTATatcaccacccccctctcttctctctctccctctctctctctctctatctatctatctaactctctcttccttccttccctctttccttcgctctctccctctctttctctctctctctctctctctctctctctctctctctctctctctctctctctctctctctctctctctctctctctctctctctctctctctctctctcttcctcccttcttagtgtcaggaagggcatccgactgtaaaaacccaTGCCAAAGCCAGTATGtaatgagccgtaatagagcgGTTCATCCACAACGGCGATCCTatatagaaatgagagaaaacagaatatctatctatctatctttctatgtttttttttctgggtaaCAATAGCTTAAAGCCTATTCATGATAAGGTTAAAGCCATCCTTGAAGTGCCTTTGCCAAAGAACCCTTCCACCGCGCGGTCCCAAGCGAAGCGGATTCATAATTCACTTCACCTCGAGGACAGGCCGCCATTGTGAAGCGACAGACCGCAGttgatatcttcatcatcatcatcatcatcattacagacacacatgtatacacctatacaaacacgcatacgcacacatacatacgcctaTAATGTACCATacgcacatatatccatatccacccagcaacacacacacacagagcacacatacATGATCACATTCATCTGCCCTACATAcacaatcccccacccccctacaccgAACCActagctcaccccccccccctaacacccTCTCCTATCCATGAACCATGCGCTCGCacgccgaacacacacacacacacgcccacacacacacacacacacacacacacataaacgaacaaacacacacacacgcccaatacacatacacaaacaaacacacacacaaaactagtATAGCAAAGACAGATCATTTCACATCAAAATCTTTCCATACACGTTCTCTCTGCCTTTGCTTCCAATTTTCTATGATTTTCCTTGTGCTTTGTCGTACAGTGGCAGTGGTctcagtagtagtagtgttatgaGAAGCATTACCATCtcgccctccctgtctctctttccctcctccctccttccctctctctctctctctctctctctctctctctctctctctctctctctctctctctctctctctctctctctctctctctctctctctctctctctctctctctctctctctctctctctctctctctctctctctctctctctctctctctcctccataatcattactattcctatGAACGCAACTCAAGCAGGAACGACAGCTCAGCCGAAGCGTTCTCCA
The DNA window shown above is from Penaeus vannamei isolate JL-2024 chromosome 12, ASM4276789v1, whole genome shotgun sequence and carries:
- the LOC113821174 gene encoding uncharacterized protein, whose protein sequence is MKVMLLVLLGLAALAAARPDEILDFEGDDAEHDQEGEPGKAVTGEYKWESPEGIEFVVKYIADDKGFRVLESNAVPSAGGVRADGEQADLDGDSEEEEDDK